The Streptomyces sp. R28 region CCCGGAGCGTTCATGCGGCACAGGTTAGAGGACGCCGGAGAGGCGACCTCCGCTTGGGGAGGCGTGACGCGGGGGGAGGCTACCTGCGCCAGGGCCCCGTCACCGCGAACGTCGTACCCGGCGTGTAGCAGTTGACGTACATCGTCCGGCCGTCGGGCGAGAAGGTGACCCCGGCGAACTCGCCCCACTCCGGTTCCGCGGGGGTCCCAATGTTCTGGGCGTTGCGCGCCATCGCGTACACCTCGCCCTGTCGCGTCACGCCGAAGACGTGCTGGGCGCCGTTGCCGTCCTCGCACACCATCAGGCCGCCGCTGGGGGCGAGGCAGATGTTGTCCGGGGACTCGCCGGGGAGCTGCAGGTTCGTGTCGGGACCGAAGACGATCACCAGGGTGAGGCGGCGCGCCGTGGGGTCGTAGCGCCAGACCTGGCCGTAGTGGTCCGCCGCCGAGCCCTCCGCTCTGCGGGCGAAGGAGGAGACGAAGTAGACGTTGCGGCCGCCCCAGTAGCAACCCTCCAGCTTCTGCGCGTGGGTGATGCCCTTGGGGCCGAAGTCCTGGTGGCGGATGGGGGTTTGGGCGGCGAGCGGGTCCGGTACGTCGACCCACTCGATCTTCTCGAAGCTCGCGCCCGTCTCCTGGATCGAGGAGAGGTCGCGGACCCCCGGCACGCGCATCGCCTGGAGGCGGCCGCCCGCGCGCAGGGTGCCCAGGCTGCCGTGCGTCTGGTGGGGCAGGAAGCGGTAGAAGAGGCCGAAGGGCTTCTCGAAGGCGTCCTCGGTCTCGTAGACGATGCCGCGCCGCGGGTCCACCGCGATCGCCTCGTGCTGGAAGCGGCCCATCGCGGTCAGCGGGACCGCGCCGGAGCGGTGCGGGGTGGCCGGGTCGACCTCGAAGATGAAGCCGTGGTCCTTGGTGTAGCCGTTGGTGCCCGCCCTGTCCTCGGTCTCCTCGCAGGTCAGCCAGGTGCCCCAAGGCGTGGGCCCGCCCGCGCAGTTGACGGCCGTACCGGCGATGGCGACGCGCTCGGACAGGACCCGGCCCTGCGCGTCCAGCGTCAGCGCCGTGCAGCCGCCCTTGCCCGCCGGGTCGTAGGTGAGGCCCTCGACGGTCGGGACGGGGATCTTCGCGGTGACGCGGTTCTCGTGGTTGCGCACCAGGTGGACGCGGCCGTGCCGGCCGGGCAGGGCCGTCATGCCGTCGTGGTTGGACGGGACCAGGCCCTCGCCGGAGCGGAGCCGGTCGCCCTCGCGGGAGAGGACCTGGTAGGAGAAACCTTCCGGCAGGTCGAGCAGGCCCTTCGGGTCGGGGACCAGCGGGCCGTATCCGGTGTGACCCAGGTTCTGTGCGGCGGCGGTGCCCGCGAAGAGTTCGGTGAGTTCTCCGGCGAAGGCGATCGAGACGCCCAACGCGCCGGTGCGGGCGAGGAGCTGACGGCGTGTCGTACGACCGGCGGTGGTGTTTTCGGGCATGGGGCAACCTTCCTGCTGGCGGACAGGAACTGTGACCCCGCCGTGTCTATCACCTGGTGCGAGTCCCGGGAACCACGCGCGTAGCGTGTGTCACTTCTGAGGGGGCTGCCCGGGCGTGGTGTCCGGCTCGGATTCCTCGATGGCCTCGTGGTCCGGCGGCCGCTGCGCACCCCTCTCCAGGAACCGCAGCAACTCCACCGGGATCGGCAGCACCAGCGTGGAGTTCTTCTCCGCCGCCACCGCCATCACCGTCTGCAGCAGCCGCAGCTGGAGGGCGGAGGGCGCGTCGGCCATCTGGTGCGCGGCCTCGGCCAGTTTCTTGGAGGCCTGGAGTTCGGCGTCGGCGTTGATGACCCGGGCCCGCCGCTCGCGGTCGGCCTCGGCCTGCCGGGCCATGGAGCGCTTCATCGTGTCCGGGAGGGACACGTCCTTGATCTCGACACGGTCGATCTGCACGCCCCAGCCGATCGCCGGGCTGTCGATCATCAGCT contains the following coding sequences:
- a CDS encoding PhoX family protein — encoded protein: MPENTTAGRTTRRQLLARTGALGVSIAFAGELTELFAGTAAAQNLGHTGYGPLVPDPKGLLDLPEGFSYQVLSREGDRLRSGEGLVPSNHDGMTALPGRHGRVHLVRNHENRVTAKIPVPTVEGLTYDPAGKGGCTALTLDAQGRVLSERVAIAGTAVNCAGGPTPWGTWLTCEETEDRAGTNGYTKDHGFIFEVDPATPHRSGAVPLTAMGRFQHEAIAVDPRRGIVYETEDAFEKPFGLFYRFLPHQTHGSLGTLRAGGRLQAMRVPGVRDLSSIQETGASFEKIEWVDVPDPLAAQTPIRHQDFGPKGITHAQKLEGCYWGGRNVYFVSSFARRAEGSAADHYGQVWRYDPTARRLTLVIVFGPDTNLQLPGESPDNICLAPSGGLMVCEDGNGAQHVFGVTRQGEVYAMARNAQNIGTPAEPEWGEFAGVTFSPDGRTMYVNCYTPGTTFAVTGPWRR